The Anopheles coluzzii chromosome 2, AcolN3, whole genome shotgun sequence genome window below encodes:
- the LOC120961740 gene encoding tRNA-dihydrouridine(20a/20b) synthase [NAD(P)+]-like isoform X2, with amino-acid sequence MIMADSFCKSEKARLNEFTTNEEDTPLIAQFAANNTIDFLSASEMVYPYVDGVDLNCGCPQRWAMAEGYGSALLKTPELIADMLGTVRRNMPSTFSVSVKVRLLSSTDHKRTIDMCRQLEATGITFLTVHGRTAPEMTKVPVHKDALQEIKQSIGIPMVANGDIFTLDDAEQMYLQTKCDGVMTARGILSNPALFAGHSSTPVECVKRWLNICQQADTDITYQCMHHHFSFMTESLLTKRLRYELNNLSKEKQKVYEFIQTHLPLDGVIDDVGSGRQYPEKISCTYSERNYRERTTVVNGGRKDDSTAASAGSLYDPEASEGNFFQSKRVELDATTPALDGDGESTVDGVDFMDGSSILFDE; translated from the exons ATGATAATGGCTGATTCCTTCTGCAAGAGCGAAAAAGCACGCCTGAATGAGTTCACCACGAACGAAG aAGACACACCGTTAATAGCACAATTTGCTGCCAACAACACAATCGACTTCCTGTCCGCCAGCGAGATGGTCTACCC CTACGTCGATGGCGTTGATCTCAACTGCGGTTGCCCCCAGCGTTGGGCTATGGCGGAAGGGTACGGAAGTGCGTTGTTGAAAACTCCCGAACTTATAGCCGATATGCTCGGAACGGTGCGTCGAAACATGCCCAGCACGTTCAGTGTTTCGGTAAAGGTGCGCTTGCTATCGAGCACCGACCATAAACGAACGATCGACATGTGCCGTCAGCTGGAGGCCACCGGCATAACATTCCTTACCGTGCACGGTCGCACTGCACCGGAAATGACGAAGGTTCCGGTCCATAAGGATGCGCTGCAGGAAATCAAACAATCCATCGGCATTCCAATGGTTGCCAATGGTGATATATTCACGCTGGACGATGCGGAACAAATGTACTTGCAAACAAAGTGCGACG GCGTAATGACAGCCCGTGGCATACTTTCCAATCCGGCACTGTTCGCGGGTCACAGCAGCACCCCGGTGGAGTGTGTCAAGCGATGGTTAAACATCTGCCAGCAGGCCGACACCGACATTACGTACCAGTGCATGCATCATCACTTTTCCTTCATGACCGAATCGCTCCTTACGAAACGTTTGCGCTACGAGCTGAACAATTTGTCGAAGGAAAAGCAGAAAGTGTACGAGTTCATTCAGACGCACCTACCGCTGGACGGTGTCATTGATGACGTTGGGTCCGGAAGACAGTATCCGGAAAAGATAAGCTGTACCTATAGCGAACGAAACTACCGAGAAAGGACAACGGTGGTAAACGGTGGCAGAAAGGACGATAGCACTGCCGCTAGTGCCGGTAGCTTATATGACCCCGAAGCGTCGGAAGGTAACTTTTTCCAAAGCAAGCGGGTAGAACTGGACGCAACGACACCGGCCCTGGATGGGGATGGCGAGTCGACCGTGGATGGAGTCGATTTTATGGACGGAAGCAGCATTTTGTTCGACGAGTGA
- the LOC120961740 gene encoding tRNA-dihydrouridine(20a/20b) synthase [NAD(P)+]-like isoform X1, translating into MKEKTNIRDLFSYAAERNTFLKICAPMVRYSKLEFRHLVRSYGTDLAFTSMIMADSFCKSEKARLNEFTTNEEDTPLIAQFAANNTIDFLSASEMVYPYVDGVDLNCGCPQRWAMAEGYGSALLKTPELIADMLGTVRRNMPSTFSVSVKVRLLSSTDHKRTIDMCRQLEATGITFLTVHGRTAPEMTKVPVHKDALQEIKQSIGIPMVANGDIFTLDDAEQMYLQTKCDGVMTARGILSNPALFAGHSSTPVECVKRWLNICQQADTDITYQCMHHHFSFMTESLLTKRLRYELNNLSKEKQKVYEFIQTHLPLDGVIDDVGSGRQYPEKISCTYSERNYRERTTVVNGGRKDDSTAASAGSLYDPEASEGNFFQSKRVELDATTPALDGDGESTVDGVDFMDGSSILFDE; encoded by the exons atgaaagagaaaacaaacattcgaGATTTATTTAGCTACGCTGCCGAAcgaaacacatttttaaagaTTTGTGCTCCGATGGTAAGATACAGCAA ACTAGAGTTTCGCCATTTGGTACGTTCGTACGGGACCGATCTAGCTTTTACCAGCATGATAATGGCTGATTCCTTCTGCAAGAGCGAAAAAGCACGCCTGAATGAGTTCACCACGAACGAAG aAGACACACCGTTAATAGCACAATTTGCTGCCAACAACACAATCGACTTCCTGTCCGCCAGCGAGATGGTCTACCC CTACGTCGATGGCGTTGATCTCAACTGCGGTTGCCCCCAGCGTTGGGCTATGGCGGAAGGGTACGGAAGTGCGTTGTTGAAAACTCCCGAACTTATAGCCGATATGCTCGGAACGGTGCGTCGAAACATGCCCAGCACGTTCAGTGTTTCGGTAAAGGTGCGCTTGCTATCGAGCACCGACCATAAACGAACGATCGACATGTGCCGTCAGCTGGAGGCCACCGGCATAACATTCCTTACCGTGCACGGTCGCACTGCACCGGAAATGACGAAGGTTCCGGTCCATAAGGATGCGCTGCAGGAAATCAAACAATCCATCGGCATTCCAATGGTTGCCAATGGTGATATATTCACGCTGGACGATGCGGAACAAATGTACTTGCAAACAAAGTGCGACG GCGTAATGACAGCCCGTGGCATACTTTCCAATCCGGCACTGTTCGCGGGTCACAGCAGCACCCCGGTGGAGTGTGTCAAGCGATGGTTAAACATCTGCCAGCAGGCCGACACCGACATTACGTACCAGTGCATGCATCATCACTTTTCCTTCATGACCGAATCGCTCCTTACGAAACGTTTGCGCTACGAGCTGAACAATTTGTCGAAGGAAAAGCAGAAAGTGTACGAGTTCATTCAGACGCACCTACCGCTGGACGGTGTCATTGATGACGTTGGGTCCGGAAGACAGTATCCGGAAAAGATAAGCTGTACCTATAGCGAACGAAACTACCGAGAAAGGACAACGGTGGTAAACGGTGGCAGAAAGGACGATAGCACTGCCGCTAGTGCCGGTAGCTTATATGACCCCGAAGCGTCGGAAGGTAACTTTTTCCAAAGCAAGCGGGTAGAACTGGACGCAACGACACCGGCCCTGGATGGGGATGGCGAGTCGACCGTGGATGGAGTCGATTTTATGGACGGAAGCAGCATTTTGTTCGACGAGTGA